One window of Pseudomonas urmiensis genomic DNA carries:
- the araD gene encoding L-arabinonate dehydratase, which yields MNKKKAEDLRSARWFAPDNLRGFGHRSRIMQMGYAPADWAGKPVIAILNTWSDINPCHAHFKTRVDDVKRGILQAGGFPVELPALSLSENFVKPTTMLYRNMLAMEAEELLRSHPVDGVVLMGGCDKTTPGLLMGATSAGLPAIYVPAGPMLRGNWKGKILGSGSDAWKYWDERRAGMISDKDWQDIEGGIARSHGHCMTMGTASTMTAIAEAIGMTLPGASSIPAADVNHIRMCAEAGRRAVEMVWEDLVPARVQTRGAYDNAIAVAMAMGCSTNAVIHLVAMARRAGHDLTLDDLDAVSRYVPVIANVRPSGSQYLMEDFFYAGGLPALMRVIGKYLSLDEMTVNGRTLGQNIAEAEVYNDDVIRPLDNPIYAEGALAVLKGNLASAGCVIKPCAMESRLLRHTGPAIVFDDYPALKEVIDSDDFEVTADHVLILRNAGPQGGPGMPEWGMLPIPGKLVKQGVRDMLRISDSRMSGTSYGACILHVAPESYVGGTLALVRNGDLIRVDVDQRSIELLVSDAELAARREALPPPPPRFGRGYGWMFAQHILQADKGCDFDFLETGFGEASGEPAIF from the coding sequence CATGCCCACTTCAAGACCCGGGTCGATGACGTCAAGCGCGGCATTCTCCAGGCCGGCGGCTTCCCGGTAGAGTTGCCGGCACTGTCGCTGTCGGAGAACTTCGTCAAACCCACCACCATGCTCTACCGCAACATGCTGGCCATGGAAGCGGAGGAACTGCTGCGCTCCCACCCGGTGGATGGCGTGGTGCTGATGGGCGGCTGCGACAAGACCACGCCTGGCCTGCTGATGGGCGCCACCAGCGCCGGGCTGCCGGCGATCTACGTGCCTGCCGGGCCGATGCTGCGTGGCAACTGGAAAGGCAAGATCCTCGGCTCGGGTTCGGATGCCTGGAAATACTGGGACGAGCGCCGCGCCGGCATGATCAGCGACAAGGACTGGCAGGACATCGAGGGCGGCATTGCCCGCAGTCATGGCCACTGCATGACCATGGGCACCGCCTCGACCATGACCGCCATCGCCGAGGCCATCGGCATGACCTTGCCGGGGGCGTCATCGATTCCCGCCGCAGACGTCAACCATATCCGCATGTGCGCCGAAGCCGGGCGCCGCGCGGTGGAGATGGTCTGGGAGGACCTGGTGCCGGCCCGGGTGCAGACCCGCGGCGCCTACGACAACGCGATCGCCGTGGCCATGGCCATGGGGTGCTCGACCAATGCGGTGATCCACCTGGTTGCCATGGCGCGCAGGGCAGGGCATGACCTGACCCTCGACGACCTCGATGCGGTCAGCCGCTATGTGCCGGTGATCGCCAACGTGCGGCCCAGTGGCAGCCAGTACCTGATGGAGGACTTCTTCTACGCGGGCGGCCTGCCGGCGCTGATGCGGGTGATCGGCAAGTACCTGTCTCTCGACGAGATGACCGTCAATGGTCGTACCCTCGGGCAGAACATCGCCGAGGCCGAGGTGTACAACGACGATGTGATCCGTCCGCTGGACAACCCAATTTATGCCGAGGGCGCCCTGGCGGTGCTCAAGGGCAACCTGGCCAGCGCCGGTTGCGTGATCAAGCCGTGCGCCATGGAGTCGCGTCTGCTCCGGCACACCGGGCCGGCCATCGTCTTCGACGACTACCCGGCGCTGAAGGAGGTGATCGACAGCGATGACTTCGAGGTCACTGCCGACCATGTGCTGATCCTGCGCAACGCCGGCCCGCAAGGCGGCCCGGGCATGCCGGAGTGGGGCATGCTGCCGATCCCCGGCAAGCTGGTGAAGCAGGGCGTGCGCGACATGCTGCGGATCTCCGATTCGCGCATGAGCGGGACCAGTTATGGGGCGTGCATCCTGCATGTTGCACCGGAAAGTTACGTAGGTGGCACCCTGGCCCTGGTGCGCAACGGCGACCTGATCCGCGTCGACGTGGATCAGCGCAGCATCGAGCTGCTGGTCAGCGATGCCGAACTGGCTGCACGCCGCGAGGCCTTGCCACCACCGCCACCGCGCTTCGGTCGCGGCTATGGCTGGATGTTCGCGCAACACATCCTCCAGGCCGACAAGGGCTGCGACTTCGATTTCCTCGAGACCGGCTTCGGCGAAGCCAGCGGCGAGCCGGCGATCTTCTGA